The genomic window TAACCAAATTAaacagctaccccccccccccgggagggACTGACAGAAGGAAGTCTGAACACTAATAACCTTTTCAACTCTTAAGCCCCTCCCACATTGTTGCGGCACATCCTACTAAAGGAGGACGTCCACAAGGCGGCAGCGCCCCGGACGCTAAGACGGCTACCGGTTGTTGCTAGCAGGTGTTCGATGGATTGATTGTAAACcgattccttttctttttctttttgttccagACATCTTGTTTGACTGAATGAACGAATGAGACATTTCAGAGACAAATTAATGTCCCGTTAAAACCGTCTTTGTTTCGAATAAAGGAGCAACGCGCCCAGAGAGCGAGGCTCGGTGTGATGATGTGAGAGGGTGCAGTACTACCGACGGCCTCTAGGCGGCACCGGCGCGCCACACGCTCTGTTGGGACACACCAGATGAATTTATTGACGAGTCGGTGCATAAAAAACACGCAGAGAACTCTAGAAGCTACAGAAACATTCTAAacgaaataaaatacataaatacagacgagtaaaacaaataattcGTCATCTCTGGATCTATGATACGAAACGGAAAGCTTTCTTTAATGCACGGGACACAAAGATGTCTGGTTCTCCTTCACcgctccgcccccccctccctgggtCACTGGTCCTGTTTCCGTAGGTGGCAGTATGAATTGGTGCCGACCCAGAACCCAGCGTAGATCTTCTCCTGGCTGTTGAATTTGAACTTGTGGATCTGCcgcacctccttctcctcctcggcCTCCCCCTCCACCAACAGGAATTTGATGACGCCGGCCGGCTGGTCGATGTAGACGCCCAGGGTGGCGGCGAAGGGCAGCTTCACGTCCACGTTCTCGCCGTTGTGCCAGACCTGGTAGCAGGAGCCGGACCAGCCGGTGCCCCAGGAGCCGCCGTTCTCCCCCATGCCGCAGGAGCCTTCCGTTCCCTTGCGGGGCGTGTCCTCGCAGACCAGGCCCATCACCACCCAGCCCTCGTAATCCACCTCCCAGTACCCCCGATGGCCCAGCAGGTTCTCTTTGCACAGCAcctggaagaggaggacggaaGTGAGCGGCGCTCCGGCGCTCCAAACGTAAAGCACAAATCATTTACGTCCCGATATTAAAAATGAACGCGCCGCTTTTCAGGAGAACCTCCTCGCTGACCTGGACCTCTGCAGTTGGTTCGAAAGGGAGACTGAATTATTGATATATAAATTATTGATCTGAAgtgaaaaaagagaataaattcACACATTCTGAACGTAAGAAACTGTAGAACTGTCCCCCGATAAACAGCTGACGGTtgaaaagataaatgaaaacagtttttcattttatttaagaGGATTACTTGtaattaagtatttttttttattactcctCCATTGATAAACGTGATTTTCAGCTTTTACTTTTGTTTAAATTGAACCAAAACGAACCGatttaagaaaagaaaacattttgtgaaatgtcGGAACAAAGATAAGTGGGCGTGGCTCCGCCCTGATCCcaggctcctcccccaccacgtCTCACCTGTGGGGAGTGGTCGTATCTCTCAGGCCTGTTGGGGTAGGGGCAGACGGCGTCGGTGGTGCGGGCCACCTTCGTCCCGCCTTCTGAGATCCACAAGAGTTTCTGagccgttttatcatccagagagagaggaacccaatctggggggggggatgattaGCTTTCAAGTTGCAGAAGTTTCATCTTTAATCTAAAACATTCCAGCCTCACGTTTCAGGAAGTCGGCCCTGGTGGTGGGTTCGGGGACGTCGGGCTCGTACGGCGGCAGCTTTCCTGGTGGCGAATCAGAGTCATTGAACGTCACGTCGAGCGGATAATCGATCATTTGTTTCAGCCGCTCCGGATTTACCTTCCGGAACGCCGCCGGTCTTCCTTCCTGAAAGGGAAGAAACATCACCGGCTCCGGTTCAACGTAGAACTTTATTAACACGAACATCAATGAGCTGAAGAGCCGgattccctgggggggggggcatccagaaACACGACCTGTCCGACCCGGGACTGAGACGGATGCATCGATTCTCCTTGAATCACGCCGGCGGCCTGAAggtggatcccccccccccccacacccggGGGGGCAAATGAAAGAGAACCCTGGCGGAGTAGTCGGGGCATTAAGGGGCATTAGTGAGGGCAGATTAGTGGGCAGACGCGTTTGTTGGGTTTTTGGCCACCGTCCCGGCGGCGAGCAGAGTGGCTGCCTGGAGGcgggccagccccccccccccccccccccccgcgtggaTGCCGGGCCACGTCAGTGGGATCAACGGGAAGGCCCCCCTCCCCAAGAGATAAACAGGTACTTAAAATGATTGATGACTTGACATCTCAGTGGTGGCGAGGTGAGACAGAGGATTAGTCACGCCCATATAGGAAGATCAAAAGTCCCCAGCCCCCTCGATCACATGGTCCGATCACATGGTCGGAGACACAGCGAGGAACCCACCGAAAGGTCGGCGCCGGCTTCTTAAGGACATcttgtcgtcgtccccccccccccccccccccccctgttccaCCTCTCAGCGGGAGGGCGCCACATTATCCGTTTGGATCATGTTAAAAGTCCGACTGAGGCAGCAGATCAGAACCAGATGAAGATggatggggatgggggggggggctctgacccccccccccccaccctgacccGGTTCCCCTCAGGCCTCCCTGGCCTTAAACCCGACCAATGACGAGGGTGAAGGGAAATGCGACCATTATTAGCCAATCAGGTGAGTTTATTTTCATCCCGAAGGGGCGGGGCGTCGCCTTTACCTGTAGCCGTGACGCGGGAACCGGTGAAGCGTCGGGGAGCAGGTGCTTCACAAATAAAGCGCACCGAAATCTAATCCGTGACATGACGGATGACggtgacaggggggggggacatacgGGGGGGCCGTCGCCGACATGATTAATGGACCGTAAAAAAAGCACCGAGGTGCTGAACGGTATTCTGGGCGGGATGAGGTAATTTAATAACGGAAAATAAACAAGTTATAAACACGTCGTAAATCCAACAGAAAGTTTCTCACGAAGCCGCGAAACAGACTTTCATCTTTAATCAGCTGACTCTGCTAAAATCACCTTTTCACTGATTActtttgatttaattttattcTTTCCGTTTCAgaacagaatgaaataaaaataattacaaacgACTAGAACTGTGACGCGTCGACGGCGCGTCGGGCGCGCCTCCCGCTTTGGCGCTTACCTGCTTTCTTCG from Brachionichthys hirsutus isolate HB-005 chromosome 16, CSIRO-AGI_Bhir_v1, whole genome shotgun sequence includes these protein-coding regions:
- the zgc:195001 gene encoding tripartite motif-containing protein 16; this translates as MPAPKKAGKLPPYEPDVPEPTTRADFLKHWVPLSLDDKTAQKLLWISEGGTKVARTTDAVCPYPNRPERYDHSPQVLCKENLLGHRGYWEVDYEGWVVMGLVCEDTPRKGTEGSCGMGENGGSWGTGWSGSCYQVWHNGENVDVKLPFAATLGVYIDQPAGVIKFLLVEGEAEEEKEVRQIHKFKFNSQEKIYAGFWVGTNSYCHLRKQDQ